The following proteins are encoded in a genomic region of Pirellulales bacterium:
- a CDS encoding aldo/keto reductase: protein MELRSLGNTDIRVSPVALGCWPIAGMTSLGVNDADSRATIASCLDLGINFVDTAYNYGPDGESERLIGQALGKRRDEMVIATKGGLNWGPKGERVHDARRESLKRECEESLQRLGTDRVELLYLHAPDPQVPIAESAGALAELLAEGKTRSVGASNLSLDQLKEFAAVCPLAACQPKYNMLQREIEEDILPWCIEQQVSLVVYWPLMKGLLAGKLPRDHKFDPADGRVKYPMFQGEEWQKNQDLVDALREVGCEAGKSVAEVVINWTIHRPGITTALCGAKRPEQLRENAGALGWRLSAAQLAAIDRALAARGKAVSRNAV from the coding sequence ATGGAACTTCGCTCCTTGGGAAACACCGATATTCGGGTGTCGCCAGTTGCGCTTGGTTGCTGGCCGATTGCCGGCATGACGAGCCTGGGAGTGAACGATGCCGACAGTCGGGCCACGATCGCGTCCTGCCTGGACCTGGGCATCAACTTTGTTGACACCGCGTACAACTATGGCCCGGATGGCGAAAGCGAGCGTTTGATCGGGCAGGCGCTGGGCAAACGCCGCGACGAGATGGTCATTGCGACCAAGGGTGGATTGAACTGGGGTCCCAAGGGAGAGCGCGTGCATGACGCCCGGCGCGAGAGTTTGAAGCGCGAGTGCGAAGAGAGTCTGCAGCGTCTGGGAACGGACCGCGTCGAATTGCTCTATCTGCATGCTCCCGATCCGCAGGTGCCAATTGCCGAATCCGCCGGCGCTCTGGCGGAACTGCTGGCCGAAGGCAAAACGCGATCGGTCGGCGCGTCGAACCTCTCGCTCGACCAGTTGAAAGAGTTTGCCGCGGTCTGCCCCTTGGCGGCGTGCCAGCCAAAATACAACATGCTGCAGCGCGAGATCGAAGAGGACATCCTGCCGTGGTGCATCGAGCAACAGGTGTCGCTGGTGGTGTACTGGCCGCTGATGAAGGGTTTACTGGCTGGCAAGCTGCCGCGCGATCACAAATTCGATCCGGCCGACGGACGGGTGAAGTATCCGATGTTCCAGGGAGAAGAATGGCAGAAGAACCAGGATCTGGTCGATGCCCTGCGCGAGGTCGGATGCGAGGCCGGTAAGTCAGTCGCCGAGGTTGTCATTAATTGGACAATCCATCGTCCCGGCATCACGACAGCGCTCTGCGGCGCCAAGCGTCCGGAGCAATTGCGCGAGAATGCCGGCGCTCTGGGCTGGCGATTGAGCGCGGCTCAACTAGCCGCGATCGATAGAGCGCTGGCCGCACGTGGCAAAGCGGTTTCGCGAAATGCTGTTTAA
- a CDS encoding amidohydrolase family protein — protein MKNATGTTIVENGQLIDGTGAPPVPHAAVVVRDGRIAYAGPAAGAPAIPKDAVRIDAAGGTIMPGLVEAHFHPTYFDVAELQDLDIKYPVEYVTLLAAANARLALECGYTAARSGGSLFNIDVWLKKAIEEELSPGPRLAASGREICGAGGLMDWNPDFRKIGMEGLVLLINGAEEGRGAVRKLVKDGVEWVKTYPTGDAAAPDTNDHHTLCMTFEEMHAVVAEAHNHHLKVTGHCRATEGIKNAIKAGYDTLEHGTFMDAEALDMLLVRNTPVVPALQFEYASVERGREFKLPQAVIDGHQETLEGGAESARMILRAGGRIGLGGDYGFAWNPHGDYAKEISFFVNYVGFTPLEAIRSATQTGAEIMGRADEFGTVAAGKLADLLVIDGDPLVDIRVFEDRSRFIAVMQGGVVKAGRLNRA, from the coding sequence ATGAAAAACGCAACGGGCACGACCATCGTCGAGAACGGGCAATTGATCGACGGGACCGGGGCACCGCCTGTGCCGCACGCGGCCGTTGTCGTACGCGATGGGCGAATTGCGTACGCCGGGCCTGCTGCCGGTGCGCCGGCGATACCAAAGGATGCCGTACGGATCGACGCGGCCGGCGGGACGATCATGCCGGGGCTGGTCGAGGCGCATTTCCATCCCACCTATTTCGACGTGGCCGAACTGCAGGATCTGGATATCAAGTATCCAGTGGAATACGTCACGCTGTTGGCCGCGGCCAATGCACGGTTGGCGCTCGAATGCGGATACACGGCGGCCCGCAGCGGTGGCAGCCTGTTCAATATCGACGTGTGGCTGAAGAAGGCGATCGAAGAGGAACTGAGCCCCGGCCCACGCCTAGCCGCCAGCGGACGCGAGATCTGTGGCGCCGGCGGTTTGATGGATTGGAATCCCGACTTTCGCAAAATCGGCATGGAAGGGCTGGTCCTGCTGATCAACGGCGCGGAAGAGGGGCGCGGCGCCGTTCGTAAGCTCGTGAAGGATGGCGTCGAATGGGTGAAGACGTACCCCACCGGCGACGCCGCGGCGCCGGACACTAACGATCATCATACGCTGTGCATGACCTTCGAAGAGATGCATGCCGTGGTGGCCGAGGCACACAATCATCACTTGAAGGTCACCGGACATTGCCGCGCAACGGAAGGGATCAAGAACGCGATTAAAGCCGGCTACGATACGCTCGAGCACGGTACGTTCATGGATGCCGAGGCGCTCGACATGCTGCTCGTTCGCAATACGCCCGTCGTGCCGGCCTTGCAGTTCGAGTACGCCAGCGTCGAGCGCGGCCGGGAATTCAAACTGCCGCAGGCGGTGATTGATGGCCATCAAGAAACGCTCGAAGGTGGGGCCGAATCGGCGCGAATGATCCTACGCGCCGGCGGACGCATCGGCCTGGGAGGCGACTATGGCTTTGCCTGGAATCCGCACGGCGACTACGCCAAGGAAATCAGCTTCTTCGTGAACTACGTCGGCTTCACACCGCTCGAAGCCATTCGCTCGGCCACGCAAACTGGCGCCGAAATCATGGGGCGTGCCGACGAGTTCGGCACCGTCGCCGCGGGAAAGTTGGCGGACCTACTGGTGATCGACGGTGATCCGCTCGTCGATATTCGCGTCTTCGAAGATCGCTCGCGATTCATCGCCGTGATGCAAGGGGGCGTGGTTAAGGCGGGCCGTTTGAACCGAGCGTAA
- a CDS encoding alpha/beta hydrolase encodes MSATILGCRQARRQTPCGGSIKSPPTKTTFEEMLTETQFTTDDVTLNLAVGPASGAPLLLLHGVARRWQDYVTLIPMLMTRWQVFALDFRGHGRSTRAANYLVIDYVRDAVQAIEKQCKTPTVVFGHSLGAMVAAAVAAERAEQVRGVVLEDPPFGLLGSDVRQTVYHSMFSAYGKLAGTSQSIDELSARLADVTLDAPGQAQPLRLGDVRDPAALRFMASCLAQLDPAVMTPLVEGRWMDGYDQASLLSRIACPVLLLQGDEAQGGMLDDRRAAGAVAALRHATHVKVATAGHQIHSMQTETTLRLVTNFLESL; translated from the coding sequence GTGTCGGCGACTATTTTGGGCTGCCGGCAGGCACGACGTCAAACGCCGTGCGGCGGCTCGATCAAGTCTCCTCCGACGAAGACAACCTTCGAAGAAATGCTCACCGAAACGCAGTTCACCACCGACGACGTCACCTTAAACCTGGCGGTCGGCCCCGCTTCCGGAGCGCCACTTTTATTGCTGCATGGCGTAGCGCGGCGCTGGCAGGATTATGTCACGCTGATTCCGATGCTCATGACGCGCTGGCAAGTTTTCGCGCTCGATTTTCGCGGTCATGGCCGTTCGACGCGCGCCGCGAATTACCTGGTGATCGACTACGTGCGTGACGCGGTGCAGGCGATTGAAAAACAGTGCAAAACGCCGACCGTCGTCTTTGGCCACTCGTTGGGGGCGATGGTCGCGGCTGCCGTCGCGGCCGAGCGAGCCGAGCAGGTGCGGGGCGTGGTCCTCGAAGATCCGCCGTTTGGTCTGCTGGGGTCCGACGTTCGGCAGACTGTTTATCACAGCATGTTCTCGGCCTACGGCAAGCTGGCGGGTACGAGTCAAAGCATCGATGAGCTATCTGCGCGGTTGGCCGATGTGACGCTCGACGCGCCGGGCCAGGCGCAGCCGCTGCGGCTAGGTGATGTGCGCGACCCGGCGGCGCTGCGATTCATGGCCAGTTGCCTGGCGCAGCTCGATCCGGCTGTGATGACACCGCTGGTCGAAGGGCGCTGGATGGACGGGTATGATCAAGCGTCGCTCTTGTCGCGCATCGCTTGCCCCGTGCTGCTATTGCAAGGGGACGAGGCGCAAGGGGGCATGCTGGACGATAGGCGCGCCGCGGGTGCCGTGGCCGCATTACGACACGCGACCCACGTGAAGGTGGCGACCGCCGGGCATCAGATTCACTCGATGCAAACCGAAACGACACTGCGATTGGTAACGAACTTCTTGGAATCGTTGTGA
- a CDS encoding ThuA domain-containing protein, whose protein sequence is MPTPVRSLSTLLLSLILIAPLLAADPPVDAAPADAPRKKIVLVAGTKSHGPGHHEYEKGARLLKACLEKSPNAPQLNVEVHTDGWPADPKTFDDADTIFFFCDGSDHDERDHPLLQPNRLATIEKQMHRGCGFVALHYTIFVPNEKGGRQFLDWIGGYFDYQSGPGERHWFSKIGTHKTTAQPGTPAHPVCAGLTPFELEEEYYYNLRFTPDDKRLAPILVTDIPGEKDPQVVAYAVERAGGGRGFGFSGGHFHSNWQVENFRKMILNALLWTAHAVVPEGGVQSTLPDSGEATKADNRPIRTLLITGNHHPAHLWRETTPVLVDSLSAADPRFEITVKEDPEFLAGNDLAKFDLIVWNYCNWQKPGLSDKAKDNFIKFLQAGGGLTLVHFANGAFNFSLPGAADSDWPEYRTKICRRVWDHTPGKSGHDAYGPFRVEITDRDHEITRGLTPYETTDELYFRQQGDEPIHVLATAHSRITNNDEPMAFVYEYGRGRVFQTVLGHDAASLRDPGTSALVRRGSTWAARRPQQTATESAAAKTMPIEKPTIDPARDALFGDALDGRKQRAVAAVRPEYQKPPLTVECRTRLHGKAGFNLLVANGPKESSTHWEIYTAAGTGTFSAYLPGFTPDVIDSGIPVVDGAWHDLAMIYEPSRVRVFIDGRQVMDRELAARPAQPNPGPLYFASYPPQGMGCDGQLDEVRISRGVREIKIPAKPYDATDATIGLWHFDEPKAVAYADVSTLQNKAVVEPAGTPAPLSDAIVPHDGETDIAAVDPQLQAVLLDRSRTESFLAVKADSEGRLFVGGREALFVYEPDAAGGYAARQELFRFPADAWVFDIEIRGDDLYAMTSSALYLLPGARTRREGIEAKRLIWGIPVDVHISFHGLAWGPNGDLYFTAGDPLLNYGDYNRADHWGHWTIYSQPTGTKTQYTGVGGVFRCHSDGSGFEVVATGLRGPGGLVSDHDWNLFTNDNDHESLPQHYVPARLLHVTSQADFSWPRGWMGEKTPDRKELLETMFTGMGREVPIGQTYYDEDYLPAAHRGHLLVAEWGRLAVASYELKQRGASYIAAEQFLLAGRTHARPVGLGVGRGGRVFATIAYMAHNEGSPVYTSDLVMLTRRDDPVDRPFAPYDVTKLATDALWRELDAGSWERRNRAHQEILRRGGDILSAAATRLRNAKPTDASAKHLVWLAAASNKSDALQHLAALANQNDSPLRLQALRALGASSGAVAAREVFARALADDDPAVQLAALAVWFTLPDPPIDAIALGPARSADSYVRQTAMHLLARRAPIEKLARPESKDTATRLAGVLAMGTRLTVPPATGPVPESLPLTYTSGNAFFDLQYVGEKIDLRKLARVGSFTMAEWWKAVPHTEEQEKLFAALKESLADSHAIVRQQAAYYLYLLNDPRTEAQLADVVAAAAEEQLAKIEHPTIDKIWITGPFASKSAATNAQSPESGAVDLAAEYTAPRGSVQWQTLAAGPEGRFALPQADATAGEDTFYAYCRLQSGVAQRVRFIVTSSSAVKIWQNGVPIYENAVVAGNHRFANTVLLPLEPGSNDLLIRLRDLRAAVGGDFGFDLKYTALPTVVPTLPEKLGLGTLAERLKDAAGAQQSVEIPAAFLSVDWSQAVQAGDAARGRKLFGADALGCVKCHAIVPGQSSGGGPSLAEAAKRFTPAHLVESVLLPSKQIAPVFRAAQLVTTDGHVETGLVTGETNDRLELLLLNATKKTFAKSDIAERHPSDISAMPAGLVKTPDELRDLLAYLLSENPQAP, encoded by the coding sequence ATGCCCACTCCCGTTCGCTCACTTTCCACATTGCTGCTTTCGCTCATCCTCATAGCGCCGCTACTGGCAGCGGATCCGCCCGTCGATGCAGCGCCGGCCGATGCACCGCGCAAAAAGATCGTCCTCGTGGCCGGCACCAAAAGTCACGGGCCGGGTCATCACGAATACGAAAAGGGGGCGCGGCTACTGAAGGCATGCCTGGAGAAGTCTCCCAACGCGCCGCAACTGAATGTCGAAGTGCACACCGATGGCTGGCCCGCTGATCCGAAGACTTTCGACGATGCCGATACGATCTTCTTTTTCTGCGATGGCTCGGACCACGACGAGCGCGATCATCCGCTGTTGCAGCCCAACCGGTTGGCGACGATCGAAAAACAGATGCACCGCGGCTGTGGATTCGTGGCGTTGCACTACACGATCTTCGTGCCGAACGAAAAAGGGGGGCGACAGTTCCTTGATTGGATCGGCGGTTATTTCGACTATCAAAGCGGGCCCGGCGAGCGGCATTGGTTCTCGAAGATCGGCACGCACAAGACGACCGCCCAACCTGGCACGCCGGCCCATCCTGTTTGCGCCGGCCTTACGCCGTTCGAGCTGGAAGAAGAGTACTACTACAACCTGCGCTTCACGCCTGACGACAAACGGCTGGCGCCAATCCTGGTGACAGACATTCCCGGCGAGAAGGATCCGCAGGTCGTGGCCTATGCCGTCGAGCGTGCCGGCGGGGGGCGTGGCTTCGGTTTTTCCGGCGGACACTTCCACAGCAACTGGCAGGTCGAGAATTTTCGCAAGATGATTCTCAACGCCCTGTTATGGACGGCCCATGCCGTGGTGCCCGAAGGAGGCGTGCAATCGACATTGCCCGATTCCGGCGAGGCGACGAAGGCCGACAATCGCCCGATTCGCACGCTGCTCATTACCGGCAATCATCATCCGGCCCACTTGTGGCGCGAGACCACGCCGGTGCTGGTCGACTCATTGTCTGCTGCTGATCCGCGCTTTGAAATCACGGTGAAGGAAGATCCCGAGTTCCTGGCCGGTAACGACCTCGCCAAGTTCGATCTGATCGTGTGGAATTACTGCAATTGGCAAAAGCCTGGCCTGAGCGACAAGGCAAAAGACAACTTCATTAAGTTCCTGCAGGCCGGCGGCGGCCTGACGCTCGTGCATTTCGCCAACGGTGCCTTCAATTTCTCCCTGCCCGGTGCCGCGGATTCGGACTGGCCGGAATACCGCACAAAGATCTGCCGCCGCGTTTGGGACCATACTCCAGGCAAGAGCGGTCATGACGCTTACGGTCCCTTCCGCGTCGAGATCACCGATCGAGATCACGAAATCACGCGCGGGCTGACTCCCTACGAAACGACCGACGAATTGTATTTCCGTCAGCAAGGGGACGAGCCGATTCACGTCCTGGCCACGGCCCACAGCCGGATCACAAACAATGACGAACCCATGGCGTTCGTTTACGAGTATGGGCGGGGGCGGGTGTTTCAGACCGTGCTCGGTCACGACGCGGCTTCGCTGCGCGATCCTGGCACGAGCGCCCTTGTACGGCGCGGCTCAACCTGGGCCGCCCGGCGCCCGCAACAGACGGCGACGGAAAGCGCCGCGGCGAAGACGATGCCAATCGAGAAGCCAACAATCGACCCAGCGCGCGATGCGCTGTTTGGTGATGCACTCGATGGGCGAAAGCAACGTGCGGTTGCGGCCGTACGTCCGGAATATCAAAAGCCGCCGCTAACGGTCGAGTGCCGCACGCGTCTGCACGGCAAGGCGGGCTTTAACCTGCTCGTGGCCAACGGCCCCAAGGAGTCGAGCACGCACTGGGAAATCTACACCGCGGCCGGCACCGGCACGTTCAGCGCTTATCTTCCAGGCTTCACGCCGGACGTGATTGATTCCGGCATCCCGGTCGTCGACGGCGCCTGGCACGATTTGGCCATGATCTACGAACCGTCGCGCGTGCGAGTTTTCATCGACGGCCGGCAAGTCATGGATCGCGAATTAGCAGCGCGCCCTGCCCAACCCAACCCAGGTCCGCTCTATTTCGCCAGTTATCCACCGCAAGGCATGGGCTGTGACGGGCAGTTGGACGAAGTGCGCATTTCGCGCGGCGTTCGGGAAATAAAAATTCCTGCCAAGCCGTACGACGCTACCGATGCGACCATCGGACTGTGGCACTTCGACGAACCCAAGGCCGTCGCGTACGCTGACGTGTCAACGCTGCAAAACAAGGCCGTCGTTGAACCGGCCGGCACGCCGGCCCCGCTCAGCGATGCCATTGTCCCGCACGATGGCGAAACCGATATCGCGGCGGTCGATCCGCAGTTGCAGGCCGTGTTGCTCGATCGGTCACGCACCGAATCGTTCTTGGCCGTGAAGGCTGATTCCGAAGGGCGCTTATTCGTGGGCGGACGTGAAGCGCTGTTCGTCTACGAACCGGACGCCGCAGGCGGTTACGCGGCAAGGCAGGAGTTGTTTCGCTTTCCGGCCGACGCCTGGGTCTTCGACATCGAAATACGCGGCGACGATCTGTACGCCATGACGTCCAGCGCCCTGTATCTGTTGCCCGGAGCGCGCACGCGCCGCGAAGGGATTGAAGCGAAACGCCTGATCTGGGGCATCCCGGTCGATGTCCATATCAGCTTTCACGGTCTGGCGTGGGGACCGAATGGTGACCTGTATTTCACCGCCGGCGATCCGCTGTTGAACTACGGCGATTACAACCGGGCCGACCATTGGGGGCATTGGACGATCTATAGCCAACCCACCGGCACGAAGACCCAGTACACAGGCGTCGGCGGCGTTTTTCGTTGCCATTCCGACGGCAGCGGGTTCGAGGTCGTCGCGACCGGCTTGCGCGGACCCGGTGGTCTGGTGTCCGACCACGACTGGAATCTGTTCACCAACGACAACGACCACGAGTCGCTGCCGCAGCACTACGTACCCGCCCGGTTGCTGCACGTGACGTCGCAGGCAGATTTCTCCTGGCCACGCGGCTGGATGGGAGAGAAGACGCCCGATCGCAAAGAACTGTTGGAAACGATGTTCACCGGCATGGGGCGCGAGGTTCCGATCGGTCAGACCTATTACGACGAAGATTACCTGCCCGCCGCGCATCGCGGCCATTTGCTGGTCGCCGAGTGGGGCCGGCTGGCCGTGGCCAGTTATGAATTGAAACAGCGCGGCGCAAGTTACATCGCCGCCGAGCAATTTCTGCTCGCCGGACGCACACATGCGCGGCCGGTCGGGCTGGGCGTGGGACGCGGCGGACGCGTGTTCGCCACGATCGCCTACATGGCCCATAACGAAGGTTCGCCGGTGTACACCAGCGACCTGGTCATGCTCACGCGGCGCGACGATCCGGTGGACCGGCCCTTCGCCCCCTACGACGTGACGAAGCTCGCGACCGATGCTCTGTGGCGCGAACTAGATGCGGGCTCTTGGGAACGCCGTAATCGAGCTCATCAGGAAATCTTGCGTCGCGGCGGGGACATCTTGAGTGCCGCCGCTACGCGCTTGCGCAATGCGAAACCGACCGATGCAAGTGCCAAACATCTCGTTTGGTTGGCTGCAGCCAGCAATAAGTCAGACGCCCTCCAGCATCTGGCGGCGTTAGCGAACCAAAATGACTCGCCGCTACGCTTGCAGGCCCTGCGGGCGCTTGGTGCATCATCCGGTGCGGTCGCAGCACGCGAAGTATTCGCTCGTGCATTGGCCGACGATGATCCGGCCGTGCAACTCGCGGCATTGGCCGTTTGGTTCACGCTGCCAGATCCGCCGATCGACGCGATCGCTTTGGGGCCGGCGCGCAGTGCCGACAGCTATGTCCGCCAAACTGCGATGCACCTGCTGGCACGGCGCGCGCCGATCGAAAAGCTGGCGCGTCCCGAGTCAAAAGATACCGCAACACGTTTGGCCGGCGTGCTGGCCATGGGCACGCGATTAACCGTACCGCCGGCAACGGGCCCCGTACCAGAATCCTTACCGCTGACCTACACCAGCGGCAACGCGTTCTTCGACCTTCAATACGTCGGCGAAAAGATCGACCTGCGCAAGCTCGCGCGCGTCGGCAGCTTTACCATGGCCGAGTGGTGGAAGGCCGTGCCGCACACCGAGGAGCAAGAAAAGCTCTTCGCCGCGCTCAAAGAATCTCTTGCTGACAGCCACGCGATCGTCCGCCAGCAGGCGGCGTACTACCTCTATCTACTCAACGATCCGCGTACCGAAGCGCAACTGGCCGACGTCGTGGCGGCCGCGGCCGAAGAGCAGTTGGCCAAGATCGAACATCCCACGATCGACAAAATTTGGATTACCGGCCCCTTCGCTTCGAAGTCGGCTGCTACGAATGCACAATCGCCCGAGTCTGGCGCCGTCGATCTTGCCGCCGAATACACCGCGCCGCGCGGATCGGTGCAGTGGCAAACCCTCGCGGCTGGCCCTGAAGGACGATTCGCACTACCACAGGCCGACGCGACGGCCGGCGAAGATACGTTTTACGCCTATTGCCGGCTGCAAAGCGGCGTCGCACAGCGCGTGCGGTTCATCGTTACCTCGTCGAGCGCCGTGAAGATTTGGCAGAACGGCGTGCCGATTTACGAGAACGCCGTCGTGGCGGGCAACCATCGCTTTGCCAATACCGTGCTATTGCCGCTCGAGCCAGGCAGCAACGACTTGCTGATACGCCTGCGCGACTTGCGGGCGGCGGTCGGGGGCGACTTCGGCTTTGATCTGAAATACACGGCCCTGCCGACCGTCGTCCCGACACTGCCCGAAAAGTTGGGGCTGGGCACGCTCGCCGAACGACTGAAAGATGCCGCGGGCGCGCAGCAGTCGGTCGAGATTCCCGCCGCGTTCCTGTCCGTCGATTGGTCACAGGCGGTGCAAGCCGGAGACGCTGCCCGCGGGCGCAAGCTGTTCGGCGCCGACGCGCTAGGTTGCGTGAAGTGCCACGCCATCGTGCCGGGCCAATCCTCGGGGGGCGGCCCTAGCCTGGCCGAAGCGGCCAAACGCTTTACCCCCGCGCACCTGGTCGAGTCCGTGCTGCTGCCCAGCAAGCAGATCGCTCCGGTGTTTCGCGCCGCACAACTGGTAACGACCGACGGGCACGTCGAAACGGGGCTGGTCACCGGTGAGACCAACGACCGCTTGGAACTGCTACTTCTCAACGCCACGAAGAAGACATTCGCCAAAAGCGACATCGCCGAACGTCATCCCAGCGATATCTCGGCCATGCCGGCCGGCCTGGTAAAAACGCCGGACGAGTTACGCGACCTGCTGGCGTACTTATTGAGCGAGAATCCGCAGGCGCCGTAG
- a CDS encoding sterol desaturase family protein — MGTFVDTILGSGINYVSLAVPFFFLLMAIEIVAGIVERKKLYRFNDSITDLSCGIVDQILAIFLNVLLFAGYLYLFDHFRLLEIADASPTVKWVAAIGLLFGVDFCFYWFHRIAHEYAAPWATHVVHHQSEEYNLSVALRQSAFEGCFAWVFYLPLAVIGFPPIWYVSMKGINLLYQFWIHTEAIDRLGPLEWVMNTPSHHRVHHARNPKYLDKNYAGMFIIWDRLFGTFECEVEQPVFGITKPLKSMNPLWANLGGWVELFEDAWNAPRWRDKFKIWFMPLGWIPPGLPERPRAQEVTRATVKKYDPQLPRGLSAYVLVQFVVVLVLGVAVTTLADQHAPWQTLAPPAVFVLWSLGNFGGIFEQKGWALPAEIARLLALPAGAALWPELAEWHTPATISATILCAVSVVWLVSYRRQFVGSIEQHEQSSAAA; from the coding sequence ATGGGCACATTCGTCGACACGATTCTCGGTTCCGGCATCAACTACGTCAGCTTGGCGGTGCCGTTTTTCTTTCTGCTGATGGCCATCGAGATCGTGGCCGGCATTGTCGAGCGCAAGAAGCTGTACCGCTTCAACGACTCGATCACGGACCTCAGTTGTGGGATCGTCGATCAGATCCTGGCCATCTTTTTGAATGTGCTGCTGTTCGCTGGTTACCTGTATCTGTTCGACCACTTCCGCCTACTCGAAATCGCGGATGCGTCGCCAACGGTGAAATGGGTGGCCGCCATCGGCCTACTGTTCGGCGTTGACTTTTGCTTCTACTGGTTTCACCGCATCGCGCATGAATATGCCGCGCCGTGGGCCACGCACGTCGTGCATCATCAAAGCGAGGAATACAATCTCTCAGTCGCGCTGCGGCAAAGCGCGTTCGAAGGCTGCTTCGCCTGGGTCTTTTATCTACCACTGGCCGTGATTGGCTTTCCGCCGATCTGGTACGTGTCGATGAAGGGTATCAACCTGCTCTACCAGTTCTGGATCCACACCGAGGCCATCGATCGACTCGGCCCGCTCGAGTGGGTCATGAACACTCCGTCGCATCACCGCGTGCATCATGCGCGCAATCCAAAATATCTCGACAAGAACTACGCCGGCATGTTCATCATCTGGGATCGCCTGTTCGGCACGTTCGAGTGTGAGGTCGAACAGCCGGTCTTCGGCATCACCAAACCACTTAAGAGCATGAACCCGCTGTGGGCCAACCTGGGCGGTTGGGTCGAGCTGTTCGAGGACGCCTGGAACGCGCCGCGCTGGCGCGACAAGTTCAAGATCTGGTTCATGCCGCTGGGCTGGATTCCACCAGGCCTGCCCGAGCGCCCACGCGCCCAAGAGGTGACCCGGGCAACGGTCAAGAAATACGACCCGCAGCTACCGCGCGGACTGAGCGCGTACGTACTCGTGCAGTTTGTCGTGGTGCTGGTTTTGGGGGTCGCGGTGACGACGCTCGCCGATCAGCACGCCCCCTGGCAAACGCTCGCTCCGCCGGCCGTTTTCGTGCTCTGGTCACTGGGGAACTTTGGCGGCATCTTCGAGCAAAAGGGTTGGGCGCTACCGGCCGAAATCGCCAGACTGCTGGCGCTGCCCGCTGGCGCCGCTCTCTGGCCCGAACTTGCCGAGTGGCACACACCGGCCACGATCAGCGCGACGATACTGTGCGCGGTTTCCGTGGTATGGCTCGTCAGCTACCGCCGGCAATTCGTCGGATCGATCGAACAGCACGAGCAATCATCCGCCGCGGCGTAG
- a CDS encoding enoyl-CoA hydratase-related protein, whose product MPERISVRNASLSARFTIMSTTAATPSVLSEMKGSVKWIWFNRPQVKNALTPEVADQMRIEIEKSVDEGARVVVISGKGGAFCSGADLKAVGPRLGENVSVKDILQNHYHPLVLAMTRLPLPVIAAVDGASAGIGCDIALAADLRLVSERGFFAEIFVNINLMPDGGGSFTLSRLVGTGRALEMAMTGCRVPADDAEKWGLANHVYATEGFEESVQQFAAQLAAKAPLSIARSKAAIRQNQDTATFEQALEHEAVTQQELFETHDFGEGVMAFLEKRPPNFLGK is encoded by the coding sequence ATGCCCGAGCGCATCTCGGTTCGCAACGCATCTCTTTCCGCGAGGTTCACGATCATGTCGACCACGGCCGCCACGCCTAGCGTTTTGTCGGAAATGAAGGGTTCGGTGAAGTGGATCTGGTTCAACCGGCCCCAGGTGAAGAACGCGCTGACGCCCGAAGTCGCCGACCAGATGCGGATCGAGATCGAAAAGAGCGTCGACGAGGGAGCGCGAGTCGTCGTCATCAGTGGCAAAGGTGGTGCGTTCTGCTCAGGCGCCGATCTGAAGGCGGTCGGGCCGCGGCTGGGCGAAAACGTCAGCGTCAAGGACATCCTGCAGAATCACTATCACCCGCTGGTGTTGGCCATGACGCGGTTGCCGCTGCCGGTGATTGCAGCGGTGGATGGGGCGTCGGCCGGCATCGGCTGCGATATCGCGCTGGCGGCGGATCTGCGATTGGTGAGTGAGCGCGGCTTCTTCGCCGAGATCTTCGTGAATATCAATCTCATGCCGGATGGCGGCGGATCGTTCACGCTGTCGCGGTTGGTGGGAACGGGTCGGGCTTTGGAAATGGCGATGACCGGCTGCCGCGTGCCGGCCGATGATGCCGAGAAGTGGGGCCTGGCGAACCACGTCTACGCGACCGAGGGCTTCGAGGAATCCGTGCAGCAATTCGCGGCGCAACTGGCCGCGAAGGCGCCGCTATCGATTGCCCGATCGAAGGCCGCGATTCGGCAGAACCAGGACACCGCCACGTTCGAGCAAGCGCTCGAGCACGAGGCGGTCACTCAGCAAGAGTTGTTCGAGACGCACGATTTCGGCGAAGGCGTGATGGCCTTCCTGGAAAAGCGCCCGCCGAATTTTCTGGGCAAGTAG